One genomic region from Jilunia laotingensis encodes:
- a CDS encoding 5'-nucleotidase C-terminal domain-containing protein, producing the protein MKQTYAKLFSGVTLAVLLTLSSCQSPYKLTKIEGSMIIIDSVWDAQPDADALALLAPYKAAVDSMMYRVVGVSEMTMKVGAPESLLSNLVADVLRGAAAQTLGKPADMGLVNMGGLRNILSEGEITCGNIYEILPFENSLCVLTVKGSILKELFAAIAARKGEGVSGVYLEITSDGKLLNGTVGGKEIKDEDLYTVATIDYLADGNDGMKPLVQAEKRICPEEATLRGLFMDYVEQQTKAGKKITSSMEGRITIK; encoded by the coding sequence ATGAAACAAACTTATGCAAAACTCTTTTCAGGAGTAACTTTGGCGGTGCTTCTGACACTTTCTTCTTGTCAATCGCCTTACAAACTGACGAAAATTGAGGGAAGTATGATTATTATTGATTCTGTATGGGATGCACAACCGGATGCAGATGCTTTAGCATTGCTGGCTCCTTATAAAGCAGCGGTGGACAGTATGATGTACCGCGTGGTGGGAGTGAGCGAAATGACGATGAAAGTCGGTGCGCCCGAGAGTTTATTGTCCAATTTGGTGGCGGATGTCCTGCGGGGAGCTGCTGCACAAACCCTTGGCAAGCCAGCCGATATGGGATTGGTAAATATGGGAGGGCTACGAAACATACTCTCCGAAGGTGAAATTACTTGTGGCAACATCTATGAAATATTGCCTTTTGAAAACTCGCTTTGTGTACTCACCGTCAAAGGGAGTATACTAAAAGAACTTTTTGCAGCCATTGCTGCCCGTAAGGGAGAAGGTGTGAGTGGAGTTTACTTGGAGATTACAAGTGATGGCAAACTGTTGAATGGCACCGTAGGTGGGAAAGAAATAAAAGATGAGGACCTCTATACGGTGGCTACCATTGATTATCTTGCTGACGGAAATGACGGCATGAAGCCTTTGGTACAGGCAGAAAAACGGATATGTCCTGAGGAGGCTACTTTGCGTGGCCTGTTCATGGACTATGTGGAACAGCAGACAAAGGCCGGCAAAAAGATTACTTCAAGTATGGAAGGCAGAATAACCATTAAATGA
- a CDS encoding bifunctional metallophosphatase/5'-nucleotidase — MKKNKISVIMLFLLCISFCGYAQQTKKLTLLQTSDTHSRIEPIDKHAADKYAGMGGFVRRATLLDQFRKETPDALVFDCGDFSQGTPYYNLFKGEVEMEMLNLMKYDAATIGNHEFDFGLENMARLFKKADFPIVCANYDVKGTVLEGLVKPYITIERDGLKIGVFGLGAQLEGLVQADKCEGVTYLDPVTVANEVAAKLKDEEGCDVVICLSHLGITEDEILVRGTCNVDVVLGGHSHTFMKEPVVFLNRNGESVPVSHTGKNGIFVGKLDLTFEQ; from the coding sequence ATGAAAAAAAATAAGATATCAGTAATCATGTTGTTTCTGCTCTGCATCTCCTTTTGTGGGTATGCTCAGCAAACCAAAAAGTTAACATTGCTGCAAACCAGCGATACACATAGCCGTATCGAACCGATTGATAAACATGCCGCTGATAAATATGCCGGTATGGGTGGGTTTGTACGTCGCGCTACTCTGCTCGATCAGTTCAGGAAAGAAACTCCAGATGCATTAGTTTTCGATTGCGGGGACTTCTCACAGGGAACACCTTATTATAATCTTTTTAAAGGTGAAGTTGAGATGGAAATGCTGAACTTGATGAAGTATGATGCGGCTACTATTGGAAACCACGAGTTTGATTTCGGTCTGGAGAATATGGCCAGGTTATTCAAAAAGGCTGATTTCCCGATTGTTTGTGCCAATTATGATGTGAAAGGTACGGTGCTTGAAGGATTGGTGAAACCATACATTACCATTGAACGTGATGGATTGAAGATCGGTGTTTTCGGATTGGGAGCGCAATTGGAAGGTTTGGTTCAGGCTGATAAGTGCGAAGGAGTTACTTATCTTGATCCTGTAACGGTAGCCAACGAGGTGGCTGCTAAGCTGAAAGATGAGGAAGGTTGCGATGTGGTAATTTGCCTCTCTCATTTAGGTATTACAGAAGATGAGATTTTAGTGCGTGGCACCTGTAATGTCGATGTCGTTTTAGGGGGGCATTCACATACGTTTATGAAAGAGCCTGTCGTCTTTCTGAATAGGAACGGAGAGAGCGTGCCTGTTTCTCATACCGGAAAGAACGGTATTTTTGTCGGAAAGCTAGACTTGACATTTGAACAGTAA